One part of the Microbulbifer sp. THAF38 genome encodes these proteins:
- a CDS encoding ABC transporter permease, translating into MNDLYLIYKNMTRKPLRLFLTCFAIFIAFLIFGAVTSLKTALNSSVELSADNRLVVFNRINFTQSLPISYFQKVAAVEGVKDVTHLNWFGGYFQEQSRQIVSLAVDPESYLRVYEEIVIPEEQKQAWFNNRQGALVGEKLAQIYGWKVGDRIPISSNIFTHKDGGYTWEFVVSGIFKGDTEQYDTRQMLFHYKYFMETQTFGNDWIGWMALTTDDPSLNEKVAKTIDDSFANSQSETDTSTEKSFNKAFIEQIGNIGLIIFSVVFTAFFTILIVVGNTMALAIRERTGEIAVLKTLGFSSARIFRMVLSESLLISFIGGLSGLAAAWLLVEGVKTFLARFLPNLILDGDIALQALFFMLLLGIITGLLPAFNALRLNIVSAFNRQP; encoded by the coding sequence ATGAACGATCTCTATTTAATTTATAAAAACATGACGAGGAAACCTCTGCGGTTATTCCTCACTTGTTTTGCTATTTTTATCGCCTTTTTAATTTTTGGAGCTGTTACCAGTTTAAAAACCGCGCTCAATTCTAGTGTGGAATTATCTGCTGATAACCGTTTGGTGGTTTTTAACCGAATCAATTTCACCCAATCGCTGCCCATCTCATATTTCCAAAAAGTCGCTGCGGTGGAAGGGGTAAAAGACGTCACCCACCTGAATTGGTTTGGGGGTTATTTCCAAGAGCAGAGCCGGCAAATTGTATCGCTAGCGGTGGATCCAGAATCCTATCTGCGCGTTTACGAAGAAATAGTGATTCCGGAAGAGCAAAAACAGGCTTGGTTTAACAATCGCCAAGGCGCGCTGGTGGGTGAAAAACTCGCGCAGATTTATGGATGGAAAGTGGGGGATAGAATTCCCATTTCCTCAAATATTTTTACTCACAAAGACGGTGGTTACACCTGGGAATTTGTCGTTTCCGGTATTTTTAAAGGGGATACCGAGCAGTACGATACCCGCCAGATGTTATTCCATTATAAATACTTTATGGAAACCCAGACATTCGGCAATGACTGGATCGGCTGGATGGCACTCACTACGGACGATCCCTCTCTCAATGAAAAAGTGGCAAAAACTATCGATGACAGTTTTGCCAATTCACAAAGTGAAACGGATACCAGCACGGAAAAATCCTTTAATAAAGCCTTTATCGAGCAAATCGGTAATATCGGCCTGATTATTTTCTCGGTCGTTTTTACTGCGTTTTTCACCATTCTGATTGTGGTCGGCAACACCATGGCCCTGGCGATTCGCGAGCGTACCGGCGAGATCGCGGTGCTCAAAACGTTAGGATTTTCCAGCGCGCGTATTTTTCGCATGGTGCTTTCGGAATCCCTGTTGATCTCCTTTATCGGCGGTCTCTCTGGACTCGCCGCGGCCTGGCTTTTAGTTGAAGGGGTCAAAACCTTTCTCGCCCGTTTCCTGCCCAACTTGATTCTCGATGGCGACATCGCCCTGCAGGCACTGTTTTTTATGTTGTTGCTGGGAATTATTACCGGTCTGCTACCGGCCTTTAACGCGCTGCGACTGAATATTGTCTCGGCATTTAATCGTCAGCCTTAA
- a CDS encoding lysophospholipid acyltransferase family protein — MDIKGRLAVGALKMIGKLPLHWSRRVGWFAGKMAVWTRSEGLRLSRINLNLCYPAMDPKQREKLARESVINTAMAGFEMASLWNTPWAKNENAIVRVRNQQLLNAAEAEGRGTIVLMPHTGNWEIFGLYVGTLAPCAVLYQPPKIEALDPVIRSGREVTGGKMVPTNVHGVRSLLKSLKAGNLALILPDQEPDMGGDFAPFFGRPALTMTLVHNLIQRTNCHVVFGFGKRVEGGFELVFVPAEKAIYSEEQKVSLAAMNRGVEACIAQAPEQYQWEYKRFRRQPEGKSKIYRKKK; from the coding sequence GTGGATATTAAGGGGCGCCTTGCTGTTGGGGCACTGAAAATGATCGGTAAATTGCCGCTGCACTGGTCGCGGCGAGTGGGTTGGTTTGCCGGCAAAATGGCAGTGTGGACGCGTTCCGAGGGCCTGCGTCTGAGCCGAATCAATCTCAATCTTTGCTATCCGGCGATGGACCCCAAGCAGCGCGAAAAGCTAGCGAGAGAGAGTGTGATCAACACGGCCATGGCCGGTTTTGAGATGGCCTCACTGTGGAATACGCCCTGGGCCAAAAATGAAAATGCCATTGTCCGGGTGCGCAACCAGCAGTTGCTCAATGCCGCCGAGGCGGAAGGTCGCGGCACCATCGTGTTGATGCCACATACCGGCAACTGGGAAATATTTGGACTGTACGTGGGCACTCTTGCTCCCTGTGCTGTGCTTTACCAGCCACCCAAAATCGAAGCCCTGGACCCGGTGATTCGCAGCGGACGAGAAGTGACCGGCGGCAAGATGGTGCCCACCAATGTGCACGGCGTGCGGTCGCTGCTCAAATCTCTGAAGGCCGGTAATTTAGCCCTGATTCTGCCCGACCAGGAACCGGATATGGGCGGTGACTTCGCCCCGTTTTTTGGACGCCCGGCACTGACTATGACCCTGGTGCACAACCTGATACAGCGCACCAACTGCCATGTGGTTTTTGGATTTGGCAAGCGTGTAGAGGGCGGCTTTGAGCTGGTATTTGTCCCCGCGGAAAAAGCGATTTACAGCGAGGAGCAAAAAGTATCCCTGGCGGCGATGAACCGCGGTGTGGAGGCCTGTATTGCCCAGGCGCCGGAACAGTATCAATGGGAGTACAAGCGCTTCCGCCGCCAGCCGGAGGGCAAGAGTAAAATCTACCGCAAAAAAAAATAG
- a CDS encoding FtsX-like permease family protein, whose translation MGSLIAQIISVTLMNLGSLRRRLWMSLAMVLASAVVVAILLAFLAMAKGFEETMRGAGSSQIAILMREGSSTELNSVILQDQVNLVSESAGVARDANGPLVSPELYVIVDGIKRSSGTEANIPLRGLNETGMAMRTNMRLTEGRMFVPGTNEMIVGEGVLREFSGFDIGSEVRFGKNLWKVVGVFSTGGNIFESELWADIKTIQSHYNRGSSYQSIRLQLDNDGGLASVKETIAREPRLNLDAQTEREYFASQGKQLQYIATFGWIISAVMALGALAGALNTMYTSVADRAKEIATLRALGFSNFSAFCGTIAEAMVLAVAGGLLGSLAAYLFFDGLNTSTLGGSFTQVVFSFEMSPDLFLQGAILALVIGFVSGFFPAWRAARMPVIVAFRHAA comes from the coding sequence ATGGGCTCTCTAATTGCACAAATAATTTCAGTGACCTTAATGAACCTGGGCAGCCTGCGCCGGCGTCTGTGGATGTCTCTGGCGATGGTACTGGCCTCGGCGGTGGTGGTGGCGATTCTGCTGGCTTTTCTCGCCATGGCCAAAGGCTTCGAGGAAACCATGCGCGGTGCCGGCTCCAGCCAGATAGCCATCCTGATGCGCGAGGGCTCCTCCACCGAACTCAACTCAGTGATCCTGCAGGACCAGGTCAACCTGGTTAGCGAGTCCGCGGGAGTCGCCCGCGATGCCAATGGTCCACTGGTTTCGCCGGAACTGTATGTCATTGTGGATGGCATCAAAAGGTCCAGCGGCACCGAGGCCAATATCCCCCTGCGCGGCCTCAACGAAACCGGCATGGCCATGCGCACGAATATGCGCTTAACGGAAGGCCGTATGTTTGTCCCTGGAACTAATGAAATGATTGTCGGTGAGGGGGTTCTGCGAGAGTTCAGTGGCTTTGATATTGGCAGCGAGGTGCGCTTTGGCAAAAACCTGTGGAAAGTGGTCGGGGTTTTTTCCACAGGGGGCAATATTTTCGAGAGTGAGCTGTGGGCAGATATCAAAACCATCCAGAGCCATTACAATCGCGGCAGCAGTTACCAGTCGATTCGCCTGCAACTGGACAATGACGGCGGTCTGGCATCGGTTAAGGAAACCATTGCGCGGGAACCGCGCCTGAATCTCGACGCCCAGACCGAGCGGGAGTATTTCGCCAGCCAGGGCAAACAACTGCAATATATCGCCACCTTTGGCTGGATCATCAGTGCGGTGATGGCCCTCGGTGCCCTGGCCGGTGCGCTCAATACCATGTACACCTCAGTGGCGGACCGCGCCAAGGAAATTGCCACCCTGCGCGCCCTCGGCTTTAGCAATTTCTCCGCCTTCTGCGGCACTATCGCCGAGGCCATGGTGCTGGCTGTGGCCGGTGGCCTTTTGGGTTCCCTGGCTGCCTACCTGTTCTTCGACGGCCTGAATACTTCGACACTGGGCGGTAGTTTTACCCAGGTGGTATTTAGTTTTGAGATGTCCCCGGACCTTTTCCTGCAGGGCGCCATATTGGCGCTGGTGATCGGCTTTGTCAGTGGCTTTTTCCCCGCCTGGCGCGCCGCGCGCATGCCGGTAATCGTGGCATTTCGCCACGCGGCATAA